The Bacilli bacterium genome contains a region encoding:
- a CDS encoding acetylxylan esterase, with translation MPIIDMPLEKLLHYEGLNPKPDDFDDYWNKALQEMHAVDPQVELVPSDFQIPHTECFDLYFTGVRGARIHAKYARPKGQHAPHPAILQFHGYSGNSGDWADKLSFTSIGYAIAALDCRGQGGLSEDVGGVKGTTLRGHIVRGLDDHPDKLLFRDIFLDTAQLAKIVMGFPEVDPDRVGAFGASQGGGLTLACAALEPRIKRLAPIYPFLCDYRRVWEMDLAKDAYEELKDFFRRHDPQHKREEEIFRRLGYIDVQHLAGRIQGEVLFSVGLMDTICPPSTQFAAFNKIKAKKTLEIYPDFTHENLPGIQDKIIQFMLGL, from the coding sequence ATGCCGATTATTGATATGCCGTTGGAGAAACTGTTGCATTATGAAGGATTAAACCCGAAGCCGGATGATTTTGACGACTACTGGAACAAGGCTTTGCAGGAAATGCATGCGGTTGATCCGCAAGTGGAATTGGTTCCTAGCGATTTTCAAATTCCGCATACGGAATGCTTTGATTTGTATTTTACCGGAGTGAGAGGCGCCCGTATTCATGCGAAATATGCGCGGCCCAAAGGGCAACATGCTCCACATCCCGCCATTTTGCAATTTCATGGTTATTCCGGCAATTCCGGAGATTGGGCGGACAAACTGAGCTTTACTTCGATCGGTTATGCGATCGCCGCATTGGATTGCCGCGGTCAAGGCGGATTGTCGGAAGACGTGGGCGGCGTGAAAGGCACGACGCTGCGCGGGCACATTGTGCGTGGGCTGGACGATCATCCGGACAAATTGCTGTTTCGCGATATTTTTCTGGATACGGCACAACTGGCCAAAATCGTGATGGGATTTCCGGAAGTGGATCCGGATCGCGTCGGCGCGTTCGGCGCTTCGCAGGGAGGCGGATTGACGCTAGCCTGCGCGGCGTTGGAGCCCCGCATCAAGCGTTTGGCGCCGATTTATCCGTTTTTGTGCGATTATCGGCGGGTTTGGGAAATGGATCTGGCGAAAGACGCCTATGAAGAACTGAAAGATTTTTTCCGCAGGCATGACCCGCAGCACAAGCGGGAAGAGGAAATTTTCCGCAGGCTGGGTTATATCGACGTTCAGCATTTGGCCGGGCGGATACAGGGAGAAGTATTGTTTAGCGTCGGTCTCATGGATACCATATGTCCGCCTTCCACCCAATTTGCCGCGTTCAACAAAATAAAAGCCAAGAAAACTTTGGAGATTTACCCCGATTTTACGCACGAGAATTTGCCGGGCATACAGGATAAAATCATACAGTTTATGCTCGGGTTGTAA
- the gyrA gene encoding DNA gyrase subunit A, whose translation MAKPEQLLPALLEEVVGDRFGKYSKYIIQDRAIPDVRDGLKPVQRRILFAMHEAGNTADKPFRKSAKTVGDVMGNYHPHGDASIYEGMVRMAQPWKMAHALIDGHGNWGSLDDDPPAAMRYTEARLAPIAAELLKDIDKKTVLFRDNFDNTLKEPVVLPSRFPNLLVNGVSGISSGFATEIPPHNLREAIDACIALIDNPELSLPDIMKVLKGPDFPTGGIIMGEEGIREAYETGKGRIHIRAKTAIEEMRGGRQQIVITEIPYGVVKAKLVTAMETIRLEKKVDGIAEVRDESGRDGLRIVVELKKDADAQSILNYLLKKTDLQITYNFNMVAIVNKAPRQLGLKPMLQAYVDHQREVVANRSRFELEKAEDRAHVLEGLIKALSILDEVIAVIKASKNRQDAQNNLVAKFHFTERQADAILVLQLYRLTNLEITSLEKEMEQLRRRISQLRAILSDEKKLLGVIKNELLEIRQKYGLDRRSLIQGEVEELKVNLEVIVTPEDVLVTLTEEGYIKRTSKLSFTRSGGEIEHAGLKEGDFIRHLMEVNTIDNLLIFTQKGQYFQLPVHQIPEFKWKDAGTAIVNVIPIPKDDRIVNVLPVKDFHADTHLLFVTKRGQVKRTELKEYMTTRLISIAAVKLADGDEVIAVLASDHAKELLLVTALGMSIRFKENEVSAMGRIAGGVRGIQLKDGDEVVSALLVDGDEGEILVISEKGYAKRSLLLDYTVQGRGGKGLATFEFKEGKRVKPNGSRLVKAFYVKEAYELKAVLTSGNNQSFSTEQIDIDDRKSPGKAKISVGKDDEIVDIVPLPHEFGY comes from the coding sequence ATGGCAAAACCGGAACAACTTTTGCCCGCGCTGCTGGAAGAGGTGGTTGGCGACCGCTTCGGCAAATATTCGAAATACATTATTCAGGATCGCGCGATTCCCGATGTTCGCGATGGGTTGAAGCCGGTTCAGCGCCGCATTTTGTTTGCGATGCACGAAGCGGGCAACACGGCGGACAAGCCTTTCCGCAAGTCGGCCAAAACGGTCGGCGACGTGATGGGCAATTACCACCCCCATGGCGACGCTTCCATCTATGAAGGCATGGTGCGGATGGCGCAGCCGTGGAAAATGGCGCATGCGTTGATCGACGGGCACGGCAACTGGGGCTCGCTGGATGACGATCCGCCCGCCGCAATGCGTTACACGGAAGCGCGGCTTGCGCCGATCGCCGCCGAACTGTTGAAAGATATCGACAAGAAGACGGTGCTGTTTCGCGACAATTTCGACAATACGCTCAAGGAGCCGGTCGTGTTGCCGTCGCGTTTTCCCAACCTGTTGGTCAACGGGGTAAGCGGCATCTCCTCCGGTTTTGCCACGGAAATTCCGCCGCACAATCTGCGCGAAGCGATTGACGCCTGCATCGCGCTGATCGACAATCCCGAACTTTCGCTGCCAGACATCATGAAGGTGCTAAAAGGCCCGGATTTTCCGACCGGCGGTATCATCATGGGCGAGGAAGGCATCCGCGAAGCGTACGAAACCGGAAAAGGCCGCATCCATATCAGGGCGAAAACGGCGATCGAAGAAATGCGGGGCGGCCGGCAGCAAATCGTGATTACGGAAATTCCGTATGGGGTCGTCAAGGCAAAGCTCGTGACCGCAATGGAGACTATCCGCCTGGAAAAGAAAGTGGACGGCATTGCCGAAGTGCGCGACGAAAGCGGGCGGGACGGCCTGCGCATTGTGGTCGAACTGAAAAAAGACGCGGATGCGCAAAGCATTTTAAACTATTTGCTGAAAAAGACGGATTTGCAGATCACCTACAATTTCAACATGGTTGCCATTGTCAATAAGGCGCCGCGGCAATTGGGACTGAAACCGATGCTTCAGGCGTACGTCGACCATCAGCGGGAAGTGGTCGCCAACCGCTCACGGTTTGAACTGGAAAAAGCGGAAGACCGGGCGCATGTTTTGGAAGGTCTGATCAAGGCGTTATCCATTCTGGATGAAGTCATCGCCGTTATTAAGGCGTCGAAAAACCGCCAGGACGCGCAAAACAATTTGGTGGCGAAATTCCATTTTACCGAACGGCAGGCGGACGCGATTCTGGTTTTGCAATTGTACCGTTTGACCAATCTCGAAATCACGTCGCTGGAAAAGGAAATGGAACAATTGCGCAGGCGCATCAGCCAGTTGCGCGCGATTTTGTCCGACGAGAAAAAATTGTTGGGCGTCATCAAGAACGAATTGTTGGAAATCCGGCAAAAATACGGTTTGGATCGCCGCTCGCTCATTCAGGGGGAAGTCGAGGAGTTGAAAGTCAACCTGGAGGTGATCGTGACCCCGGAGGATGTGTTGGTGACGCTCACCGAGGAAGGCTATATCAAGCGAACAAGCAAACTTTCCTTTACCCGCTCGGGCGGCGAAATCGAGCATGCCGGGCTTAAAGAGGGCGATTTCATCAGGCATCTGATGGAAGTCAACACGATTGACAACCTCTTGATCTTTACGCAAAAAGGGCAGTATTTTCAGCTGCCGGTGCACCAAATTCCCGAATTCAAATGGAAGGACGCGGGCACGGCGATCGTCAATGTCATCCCGATTCCCAAAGACGACCGGATTGTAAACGTGCTACCCGTAAAAGATTTTCACGCCGACACGCATCTTTTGTTTGTGACGAAACGCGGCCAGGTAAAACGGACGGAACTGAAAGAGTACATGACAACGCGCTTGATCAGCATCGCCGCGGTAAAGCTGGCTGATGGCGACGAAGTGATTGCCGTCTTGGCGAGCGATCATGCGAAAGAATTGCTGCTTGTGACGGCTCTCGGCATGAGCATCCGGTTCAAGGAGAACGAAGTCAGCGCAATGGGGCGCATTGCCGGAGGCGTTCGCGGCATCCAGTTGAAAGACGGCGACGAAGTCGTTTCCGCTCTGCTCGTGGATGGCGATGAAGGCGAAATTTTGGTTATTTCCGAAAAAGGCTATGCGAAGCGGTCGCTGCTCCTTGATTACACGGTGCAGGGACGCGGCGGCAAAGGCCTTGCGACCTTCGAATTTAAAGAAGGTAAACGGGTGAAGCCGAACGGCAGCAGGCTGGTTAAAGCGTTTTACGTCAAAGAGGCTTATGAACTGAAAGCGGTGCTGACTTCGGGAAATAATCAATCGTTTTCGACCGAACAAATCGATATCGATGACCGCAAATCGCCGGGCAAGGCGAAAATTTCCGTCGGCAAAGATGATGAAATTGTGGATATCGTTCCGCTGCCGCATGAGTTTGGTTATTGA